In a single window of the Plasmodium cynomolgi strain B DNA, chromosome 6, whole genome shotgun sequence genome:
- a CDS encoding hypothetical protein (putative) codes for RTFIPTPPWGGNSPHGFVAKLGKLAPTEGKQSTRTDKRTLYLTVHTKSKESTELKDTNEPPTATSKVRTILNKYKIHITYYSVFFSLFSMFSYCVIRLLLMVLHEPISVKMVKERVLMDQALVEEYGNITFSRFWTGYINEDHARVIINIKSDTKKNKKGKIIGNLVKQKDDTWVIKTLTYYTVKKNDNLDTDDLKTLRPSGGQGSGCPVGHESLVTRRIKG; via the coding sequence AGGACGTTTATTCCCACGCCCCCCTGGGGGGGCAACTCACCCCACGGATTTGTTGCAAAGCTGGGGAAACTGGCACCCACGGAGGGAAAACAAAGCACACGAACGGATAAAAGAACGTTGTACCTCACTGTACACACAAAAAGTAAAGAGAGCACAGAGCTGAAGGACACAAATGAACCCCCTACTGCCACTTCGAAAGTACGAACCATCCTGAACAAGTACAAAATACACATAACATACTACtcagtttttttctccctattTTCTATGTTCTCATACTGCGTTATAAGACTGCTGCTTATGGTTCTACACGAACCAATCTCTGTGAAAATGGTGAAGGAGAGAGTGTTAATGGATCAGGCGTTGGTAGAAGAGTATGGAAATATCACCTTCTCTCGTTTCTGGACTGGGTATATAAATGAGGATCACGCTCGCGTaattattaacataaaaagtgacacgaaaaaaaacaaaaaggggaaaattatTGGGAACCTTGTCAAGCAGAAGGACGACACCTGGGTCATTAAGACGTTAACTTATTACacggttaaaaaaaatgataatttagACACCGACGACTTGAAGACTCTGCGACCGAGTGGTGGCCAAGGCTCCGGGTGTCCGGTGGGCCACGAGTCTTTGGTTACGCGCAGGATTAAGGGT
- a CDS encoding hypothetical protein (putative) translates to MTAMGKLYHEDVVIFFSIEMLEGILGLFKHAKHLKGGGHKIMDVPQEGGCTYVEGESYSMNSNNYVRPSNRVSNKEGEQTTPNKPPISVNIKQKTGEDTENENGMCINEKGNNEIEGKKEEEPRPFKADELRGVCTRFILFHFEEAKNIIKYFFENIFSIYSMIEYLFLFSPVCVHVTYGGRFSSASPPECLFTSDALKLGEEANTNDEQMVDHFDGTQYEELATNIYIKEALDVPLFVLNKFYSNVDQLGRKINEVLM, encoded by the exons ATGACAGCGATGGGAAAGCTCTACCATGAGGAcgtcgtaatttttttctccatcgAAATGCTGGAGGGAATACTGGGGCTTTTTAAACACGCGAAGCACttgaagggggggggacacAAAATTAT GGACGTTCCTCAAGAAGGGGGATGTACTTACGTTGAGGGTGAGTCATACTCCATGAATAGCAACAATTATGTTAGGCCCTCCAACCGAGTCAGCAACAAAGAGGGGGAACAAACTACGCCAAACAAACCACCCATCAGCGTgaatataaaacaaaaaacggGAGAGGACACAGAGAATGAGAATGGAATGTGTATCAATGAGAAAGGAAATAACGAAATTGAaggaaagaaggaggaagagccACGTCCCTTCAAGGCAGATGAACTAAGAGGAGTGTGCACACGATTTAttctcttccattttgaagaagctaagaatataataaaatatttttttgaaaacattttttccatttacaGTATGATcgaatatctttttttgttttcccctgtgtgtgtacatgtgaCTTATGGGGGTCGTTTTTCCTCAGCGTCTCCACCCGAGTGCTTGTTCACATCGGATGCCCTGAAGCTCG GTGAAGAAGCCAATACGAATGATGAGCAGATGGTGGACCATTTCGATGGGACTCAATATGAGGAACTTGCCACGAATATCTATATAAAGGAGGCCCTGGATGTGCCCCTCTTCGTTTTGAATAAGTTTTACTCAAATGTCGACCAGCTGGGGCGTAAGATAAACGAAGTCCTCATGTGA
- a CDS encoding RNA binding protein (putative): MMSTLQKGKSLIGKPCKLEEKVNLPRLKLRGLPFDASEEEIKTFFKNFQLAKVGYPIHIIRGVKNKPTGQAHVYFDDEEEARKACETLNRKFLRNRYIEIYSDYIFNHNLTLVKEHVTTLMRDRYRKDNQ, from the exons ATGATGTCAACACTGCAGAAAGGTAAAAGTCTCATAGGCAAGCCATGTAAGCTG gaagaaaaagttaaCCTGCCCAGGCTGAAATTGAGAGGACTACCATTCGACGCttcagaagaagaaataaaaaccttttttaagaatttcCAATTGGCCAAGGTAGGGTACCCAATCCACATCATCCGGGGGGTAAAAAACAAACCCACTGGTCAAGCGCATGTTTATTTcgacgacgaggaggaggcCAGGAAGGCTTGCGAAACTCTGAATCGGAAGTTTCTACGGAACAGGTACATCGAAATATACAGCGACTACATTTTCAACCATAACTTAACACTCGTTAAGGAGCACGTCACAACGTTGATGAGGGACCGTTACAGGAAAGACAACCAGTGA
- a CDS encoding hypothetical protein (putative), whose product MDENISSLFGGGLSSGGSGSSDADLKRIEEEKKNLNGNNLNLLLGDLKMMTAYEMSSEWNDTKMMNECFNNFSWFDSRVLKNMQNYLSADEVERSKIDYAYNTLFPKPVDVKDTKMNMMSLWIKSRIHYNNSFFPLQLSPYDA is encoded by the coding sequence ATGGACGAGAATATCAGCAGCCTTTTCGGTGGCGGCCTCAGCAGTGGCGGTAGCGGCAGTAGTGATGCtgatttaaaaagaatagaagaagaaaaaaaaaaccttaatGGGAATAACTTAAACTTACTCCTAGGCGACTTGAAAATGATGACCGCATACGAAATGTCCTCCGAGTGGAATGAcacgaaaatgatgaacgAATGCTTTAATAATTTCTCCTGGTTCGATTCAAgggtgttaaaaaatatgcaaaattatttgagTGCGGATGAAGTGGAACGGTCCAAGATCGATTACGCATATAACACGTTGTTTCCGAAGCCAGTGGATGTGAaggacacaaaaatgaatatgatgTCCCTGTGGATCAAGTCGCGCATTCATTACAACAACagctttttccccttgcaGTTGTCCCCGTACGACGCATGA